One window of the Carnobacterium maltaromaticum DSM 20342 genome contains the following:
- a CDS encoding LPXTG cell wall anchor domain-containing protein yields the protein MKRKQPVIAAFIIFVFCLATPIYSNAEGQDNEYKSNGDISFYGEYIPLTEEEKEANKELPQTTKDKIIYAPLNQGTVNQKYTLPQTGEQLPINMMITGFVLLGLAYIVRKQKI from the coding sequence GTGAAAAGAAAGCAACCAGTTATTGCTGCGTTTATTATTTTTGTTTTTTGCTTGGCTACTCCAATCTATTCGAATGCAGAAGGCCAAGATAATGAATACAAGAGTAATGGAGATATTAGTTTTTATGGGGAGTACATTCCTTTAACAGAAGAAGAAAAAGAAGCTAATAAAGAACTTCCACAAACAACCAAAGATAAAATTATATATGCACCACTAAACCAAGGTACTGTAAATCAAAAGTATACATTGCCACAAACAGGTGAACAGTTGCCCATCAATATGATGATAACTGGTTTTGTTCTATTAGGACTAGCCTATATAGTTAGGAAACAAAAAATTTAA
- a CDS encoding WxL domain-containing protein gives MKTTKFIALSTIVLTTLVNVAPALAAEDKTYTSNGIVEFIPSTDPTLPVDPTDPDPTNPVVPIDPTDPEGPEPGTNGPLSIDYASSLDFGKNKITNKDEVYYANAQELTNGKFVPNYVQVSDNRGTNTGWALTVKQEGQFENKTTQHKVLTGSVIKLSNGVAASNQIDVTAPLSPSIELDASGAASNVMTAANETGSGTWVDRFGTVTAEEVEGETVQKNKAISLEVPGSTPKDAVKYSTQLTWTLTDTPINE, from the coding sequence ATGAAAACAACAAAATTTATCGCATTATCAACAATTGTATTAACAACATTAGTGAACGTGGCTCCAGCATTGGCTGCCGAAGATAAAACATATACTTCAAATGGGATTGTAGAATTTATTCCAAGTACAGATCCAACATTACCGGTTGATCCAACTGATCCAGACCCAACAAATCCTGTTGTTCCAATTGATCCAACTGACCCAGAAGGACCAGAACCAGGAACAAATGGCCCGTTGAGTATTGATTATGCTTCAAGTTTGGATTTTGGTAAAAATAAAATAACAAATAAAGACGAAGTTTATTATGCAAATGCCCAAGAATTAACGAATGGAAAATTTGTACCAAATTATGTTCAAGTATCTGATAACCGTGGAACTAATACAGGTTGGGCTTTAACTGTGAAACAAGAAGGTCAATTTGAGAATAAAACAACACAGCATAAAGTCCTAACTGGATCAGTCATTAAATTATCAAATGGAGTAGCTGCTAGTAATCAAATAGATGTTACGGCTCCGCTAAGTCCAAGTATTGAATTAGATGCATCAGGAGCAGCTTCAAATGTTATGACTGCTGCAAATGAGACGGGTTCAGGTACTTGGGTTGATCGTTTTGGAACAGTAACTGCTGAAGAAGTTGAAGGCGAAACTGTTCAAAAAAATAAAGCTATTTCACTAGAAGTTCCAGGAAGCACGCCAAAAGATGCAGTTAAATATTCAACTCAATTAACGTGGACACTAACAGATACACCAATCAACGAATAA
- a CDS encoding WxL domain-containing protein codes for MKTTKFITTGAVLISAVILGGSIASAAPGDITQNYKSDTIVKFAPSEDITNPVDPTNPGEVIEPVDPTDPDKEIEPGTAGPLSLDYASAFYFGENKITSKDEVYYAVAQKLKDGSDRPNYVQVTDNRGTEAGWSLQVKQDGQFMSESNRELVGAMISFTNGQLDTISTSATPSFTKPSFDLTVAGTGVAENIVSAKDGEGAGTFVYRFGTDATKANSVSLSVPGTTTKLAETYATTLTWTLTDVPANEI; via the coding sequence ATGAAAACGACTAAATTTATTACTACAGGGGCAGTTCTTATCAGTGCAGTTATTCTTGGAGGAAGCATCGCGTCTGCAGCACCCGGAGATATTACTCAAAATTATAAGTCAGATACAATCGTTAAATTTGCACCAAGTGAAGACATCACAAATCCTGTCGATCCAACAAATCCAGGAGAAGTAATTGAACCAGTTGACCCAACTGATCCAGATAAAGAAATTGAGCCTGGAACTGCTGGACCACTAAGTTTAGATTATGCATCAGCATTTTACTTTGGTGAGAATAAGATTACTTCAAAAGACGAGGTTTACTATGCAGTAGCTCAAAAATTAAAAGATGGATCAGATCGTCCCAACTATGTTCAGGTGACAGATAACCGTGGAACAGAAGCTGGTTGGTCATTACAAGTAAAACAAGATGGTCAATTTATGTCAGAATCTAATCGTGAATTAGTCGGAGCAATGATTAGCTTTACAAATGGTCAACTTGATACAATCTCTACTTCTGCTACCCCATCATTTACAAAACCAAGCTTTGATTTAACTGTTGCCGGTACTGGAGTTGCAGAAAATATCGTCTCAGCTAAAGATGGTGAAGGAGCAGGAACTTTTGTTTACCGCTTTGGAACAGATGCAACAAAAGCTAACAGTGTTAGTTTATCTGTACCAGGAACAACAACAAAATTAGCAGAAACTTATGCAACAACATTAACTTGGACTCTAACAGATGTTCCAGCAAACGAAATCTAA
- a CDS encoding DUF916 and DUF3324 domain-containing protein: protein MKKYTKLIIFMVALLTTSTFFIPKVNASELNFSVEPIIPANQRDQKKTYFDLKMEAGASQTIEINLRNDTKNDVIIQPRVNSALTNIKGVVEYGELPEKQDSTLIHNLNDIVTVVDEVIVPAESHVRLPLTIDMPKEEFDGILAGGITLQEKQTDTDTNKKGEQGLSIQNRYAYVVALVLNENDNEIVPELELNEIAAAQVNARNVINANLQNITAMYVNQLSVNAKITRQGQSEVLYKSTSEGMQMAPNSNFNYPISLDGAKLEAGKYTLEMTAESKGKTWHWKENFTIDGETANKLNKTDVTIENNSNWIYILIGVSLILVALILWFILWKRKKKKEEEARKKELAARKRKKKKSVKTEKK from the coding sequence ATGAAAAAATATACAAAACTGATTATTTTTATGGTGGCACTATTAACAACTAGCACATTTTTTATACCTAAGGTGAATGCTTCAGAGTTGAATTTTTCAGTAGAACCTATTATTCCTGCAAATCAACGAGATCAAAAGAAGACATATTTTGATTTGAAAATGGAAGCAGGCGCAAGCCAAACGATTGAAATCAATCTGAGAAATGACACAAAAAATGATGTGATTATTCAGCCTCGTGTGAATAGCGCACTTACCAATATCAAAGGCGTTGTTGAATATGGCGAGTTGCCTGAAAAACAAGATAGTACATTGATTCATAATTTAAATGATATTGTGACTGTTGTAGATGAAGTGATTGTGCCAGCTGAAAGTCATGTCCGTCTCCCTCTGACGATTGATATGCCAAAAGAAGAATTTGATGGAATCTTAGCAGGTGGGATTACGCTTCAAGAAAAACAAACAGATACTGATACGAACAAGAAAGGTGAGCAAGGATTATCTATTCAAAATCGTTATGCGTATGTAGTTGCGTTGGTATTAAATGAAAATGACAACGAAATTGTGCCTGAATTAGAATTGAATGAAATTGCAGCAGCACAAGTAAATGCCCGAAATGTGATCAATGCGAATTTGCAAAATATCACAGCTATGTATGTAAATCAATTGTCTGTAAATGCAAAAATCACGCGTCAAGGTCAAAGTGAAGTTCTCTATAAATCCACTAGTGAAGGTATGCAAATGGCACCTAATTCAAACTTTAACTATCCGATTTCTTTAGATGGAGCTAAATTAGAAGCAGGAAAATACACACTAGAAATGACAGCAGAGTCAAAAGGGAAAACATGGCACTGGAAAGAAAACTTCACAATTGATGGTGAGACAGCCAACAAATTAAACAAAACTGATGTAACAATTGAGAACAATTCGAATTGGATTTATATTTTAATCGGAGTGAGTTTAATTTTAGTCGCTTTGATTTTATGGTTTATTTTATGGAAACGTAAGAAGAAAAAAGAAGAAGAAGCACGTAAAAAAGAACTAGCTGCTAGAAAGCGCAAAAAGAAAAAAAGTGTAAAAACTGAAAAAAAGTAA
- a CDS encoding helix-turn-helix domain-containing protein — MELTVFLEKQDIRKIGLFKFLEASYQQRATFSDISENLNISDFILLNTVDELTRDIEANQLTDCFKLEKTEKHIILKKSGKASVQVLAWLYLKKSHSFKILDEIYRGTFTNIASYSESNFVSYTSVYNRIQELKKILRSYEIELSSRFKLIGDEMKIRMYFYQVYYERFNRIEFPFEPKKKEVNMLFIQQLEEQLQHSFSEVDKAKLDFFLAVNLNRIQQGTDLHSSTVERKKINVQLFLPIYEKIQGFLMEQVHLLNQNHLISESKFILAFLISENMLSLNQKRLEPLIKNEQLTDFFLEEFSTFFENKVEKNYLNHLKSELMILHFKVLYFEKIGGIFEDAMSSNFIKENYLDAFLFCQQFIKTGGGNKKFKSINKNSDFLFRHYLFLIIEVFPPDFFMKSIKIYIDFSLGKHYNSMVSANVKTFSFLNIEVIDEMNQGADLVLSDYYFADKRKNCDYLVWNVLPTPADWANLGAHLTKIKRNREAEVNLDETT, encoded by the coding sequence ATGGAGTTGACTGTATTTTTAGAAAAACAAGATATACGTAAAATTGGATTATTTAAATTTTTGGAAGCCAGTTACCAACAACGAGCAACATTTAGTGATATATCAGAAAATCTAAATATCTCCGACTTTATTTTATTGAATACAGTTGATGAATTAACAAGAGATATTGAGGCAAACCAATTAACTGATTGTTTTAAACTGGAAAAAACAGAAAAACATATTATTCTAAAAAAATCAGGAAAAGCATCAGTACAGGTGTTAGCTTGGCTTTATTTAAAAAAATCCCATTCTTTTAAAATTTTAGATGAAATTTATCGAGGTACATTTACAAATATAGCGAGCTATTCAGAAAGTAACTTTGTCAGCTATACAAGTGTTTATAATCGTATTCAGGAGTTAAAGAAAATTTTACGTAGTTATGAAATTGAACTATCTTCAAGATTTAAACTGATTGGCGATGAAATGAAAATTAGAATGTATTTTTATCAAGTGTACTATGAACGTTTTAATCGAATTGAGTTTCCATTTGAGCCTAAAAAGAAAGAAGTAAACATGCTTTTTATTCAGCAGTTAGAAGAACAACTACAGCATTCTTTTTCAGAAGTAGATAAAGCAAAATTAGATTTTTTTCTTGCAGTTAATTTAAATCGAATTCAGCAAGGAACAGATTTGCATAGTAGCACTGTGGAACGTAAAAAAATAAATGTCCAACTATTTTTGCCGATTTACGAAAAAATTCAAGGATTTTTAATGGAACAAGTTCATCTACTAAACCAAAATCATTTGATTAGCGAATCAAAATTTATTTTAGCATTCTTAATTAGTGAGAATATGCTTTCTTTGAACCAAAAACGGCTAGAACCTTTAATAAAAAATGAGCAGCTAACCGACTTTTTTTTAGAAGAATTCAGTACATTTTTTGAAAATAAAGTTGAAAAAAACTATTTGAATCACCTGAAAAGTGAGTTAATGATTTTGCATTTTAAAGTTCTTTATTTTGAAAAAATAGGTGGAATTTTTGAAGATGCTATGAGTTCTAACTTCATTAAAGAAAATTATTTAGATGCTTTTCTTTTTTGTCAACAATTTATAAAAACAGGAGGTGGAAATAAGAAATTTAAATCAATTAATAAAAATAGTGACTTTTTATTTCGACACTATTTATTTTTAATAATAGAAGTGTTCCCACCTGATTTTTTTATGAAATCAATCAAGATTTATATTGATTTTTCGCTAGGAAAGCATTACAATAGCATGGTTTCTGCGAATGTTAAAACATTTAGCTTTTTAAATATAGAAGTGATAGATGAAATGAATCAAGGTGCAGATTTGGTCTTGTCAGATTATTATTTTGCGGATAAAAGAAAAAATTGCGACTATTTAGTTTGGAATGTACTTCCAACTCCAGCTGACTGGGCAAATCTAGGTGCACATTTGACAAAAATAAAAAGAAATAGAGAAGCTGAGGTGAATTTGGATGAGACAACATAA
- a CDS encoding RNHCP domain-containing protein: MKMKPISYRYKLKKGCQIEHCCLRCGKIQWNKVAEDTIAEDQFINFIKGMLFN, encoded by the coding sequence ATAAAAATGAAACCGATTAGTTATCGATATAAATTAAAAAAGGGATGTCAAATTGAACATTGTTGTTTGAGGTGTGGCAAGATACAGTGGAATAAAGTAGCAGAAGATACGATTGCTGAAGATCAATTTATAAACTTTATCAAAGGTATGTTATTCAATTAA
- a CDS encoding universal stress protein, whose protein sequence is MNKMEAFLNRKRGMYMLSRYKNILVAVDGSKNAQLAFQQAVEIALEQEKATLYVLEVVDNQTHFVAPPMLNSQTQTYSPEAVEMFQEVVQKEVEWVENEVHELVEEAKRKGVLNAVAVVTTGNHKHAIAHTIPTEKKIDLLIIGATGKGRIKSAILGTTTSYVVQHAPCNVLVVKE, encoded by the coding sequence ATGAATAAAATGGAAGCGTTTTTAAATCGAAAGAGGGGGATGTATATGTTATCACGGTATAAAAATATTTTAGTTGCAGTAGACGGATCGAAAAATGCTCAATTGGCTTTTCAACAGGCTGTGGAAATTGCTCTAGAACAAGAAAAAGCGACATTATATGTTTTAGAAGTAGTGGATAATCAAACACATTTTGTGGCACCGCCAATGCTGAATAGTCAAACACAAACGTATTCACCAGAAGCTGTTGAGATGTTTCAAGAAGTTGTTCAAAAAGAGGTGGAATGGGTTGAAAATGAAGTTCATGAACTTGTGGAGGAAGCAAAAAGAAAAGGTGTTCTAAATGCCGTGGCAGTCGTGACTACAGGAAATCATAAACATGCAATTGCCCATACGATTCCGACAGAAAAAAAGATTGATTTACTCATCATTGGAGCGACAGGTAAAGGCAGAATTAAAAGTGCTATTTTAGGAACAACAACCAGTTATGTTGTCCAACATGCACCATGTAATGTGCTAGTTGTGAAAGAGTAA
- a CDS encoding PaaI family thioesterase: MTLMDHLGIHYKNISKDSVELELTIEEQHKQPYGIMHGGISAVLAETAASLGANAQLDTTKEVAVGLELNLNHLRAVPNGTIIAVATPLHIGKKTQVWEIKITNEQKKLVSAGRCTLFIQEL; the protein is encoded by the coding sequence ATGACATTAATGGACCATCTGGGGATTCACTACAAGAATATTTCCAAAGATTCTGTTGAACTAGAGCTCACGATTGAAGAACAACACAAACAACCATATGGTATTATGCACGGTGGAATATCCGCTGTTTTAGCTGAAACTGCGGCTAGTTTAGGAGCAAATGCACAACTAGATACAACGAAAGAAGTTGCAGTTGGGTTAGAATTAAACTTAAACCATTTACGAGCTGTACCAAATGGGACAATTATAGCTGTCGCAACGCCCTTACACATTGGTAAAAAGACCCAAGTTTGGGAGATTAAAATAACAAACGAACAAAAAAAATTAGTTAGCGCTGGACGTTGCACTTTATTTATTCAAGAACTTTAA
- the menB gene encoding 1,4-dihydroxy-2-naphthoyl-CoA synthase: protein MTENWETIKEYREILFEKTDHIAKITINRPEVHNAFTPLTVSEMIDAFTLSRDDADIGVIILTGAGDNAFCSGGDQRVRGNGGYVGEDNIPRLNVLDLQRLIRVIPKPIIAMVKGWSIGGGNVLQLVCDLTIAGDNAKFGQTGPNVGSFDAGYGSGYLARVIGHKKAKEVWFMCRQYTAAEALEMGWINTVVPVADVEKETMDWAREMLKKSPTALRFIKAAMNADTDGLAGLQQFAGDATLLYYTSDEAKEGRDAFNERRDPDFNQFPKFP from the coding sequence ATGACTGAAAATTGGGAAACAATTAAAGAATACCGTGAAATTTTATTTGAAAAGACTGATCATATAGCAAAAATTACGATTAATCGTCCAGAGGTGCACAACGCATTTACACCATTGACTGTTTCTGAAATGATTGATGCTTTTACACTAAGTCGTGATGACGCTGATATTGGCGTAATTATTTTAACTGGAGCAGGAGACAATGCGTTCTGTTCTGGTGGCGATCAACGTGTACGGGGAAATGGTGGATATGTTGGAGAAGATAATATTCCGCGTTTGAATGTATTAGATTTACAACGCTTAATTCGCGTGATTCCAAAACCAATTATTGCAATGGTAAAAGGTTGGTCAATTGGTGGCGGAAATGTATTACAATTGGTTTGCGATTTAACGATTGCAGGCGATAATGCTAAGTTTGGCCAAACAGGTCCTAATGTTGGGAGCTTTGATGCCGGCTATGGTTCTGGTTATTTAGCACGTGTCATCGGCCATAAGAAAGCCAAAGAAGTTTGGTTTATGTGTCGTCAGTACACAGCTGCTGAAGCTTTGGAAATGGGTTGGATTAATACCGTTGTTCCAGTTGCTGATGTTGAAAAAGAAACAATGGACTGGGCTCGTGAAATGTTGAAGAAAAGCCCGACTGCATTGCGCTTTATTAAAGCGGCAATGAATGCTGATACAGATGGTTTAGCAGGCTTGCAACAATTTGCTGGTGATGCAACATTGTTATATTACACTTCTGATGAAGCGAAAGAGGGACGCGATGCATTTAATGAACGTCGTGATCCAGACTTTAATCAATTTCCAAAATTTCCATAA